A region from the Ichthyobacterium seriolicida genome encodes:
- a CDS encoding DUF3467 domain-containing protein, protein MSNIDNKANNKENHLDIEIELDESVSEGTYSNLAIINHSATEFIIDFINIMPAMPKAKVKSRVILTPHNIKRLSMALDKNLSKYESQFGEIKVEEEVLQGNMPITFGSTGEA, encoded by the coding sequence ATGAGCAATATTGATAATAAAGCAAATAACAAGGAGAATCATTTAGATATAGAAATAGAGTTAGATGAGTCAGTATCTGAGGGGACCTATTCAAATCTAGCTATTATAAATCATTCTGCCACGGAGTTTATTATAGACTTCATAAATATAATGCCAGCTATGCCTAAGGCGAAAGTCAAGTCTAGGGTTATTTTGACACCTCATAATATCAAGAGGCTATCTATGGCTTTAGATAAAAATCTAAGTAAGTACGAGTCTCAATTTGGTGAGATAAAAGTAGAGGAGGAGGTATTACAGGGCAATATGCCTATAACTTTTGGATCTACAGGAGAAGCTTAG
- a CDS encoding ThiF family adenylyltransferase: protein MSRYDRHISLRDVGHKGQQKLFKAKVLIVGAGGLGCPILQYLAAAGVGKIGIIDHDRVEESNLQRQVLFGTDDIGKYKSHIAQKKLYNLNPTISIQSYADRLTRKNISHIIEGYDIIADGTDNFSTKYLLNDACVALDKTLVYASVNEFSGQVSVFNYKGGPNYRSLFAHPPQAFIPSCSESGVLGVLPGIIGSIQANEILKIILKIGVPLSGKLLTFNSLNNDISIFDICKTNIDEDVKTSSNNYFKGENYDLLNCDIHSLSSLEISLELAKKNPNTLFIDIRNLDELPRIKKIQVVEKNIESILDEINEIDDQRSLVLICQLGQRSLKAVNILRERGFKNCYSLQGGVLNNEV, encoded by the coding sequence ATGTCGAGATACGATAGACATATTTCCTTGAGAGATGTAGGTCATAAAGGCCAACAAAAACTGTTTAAGGCTAAGGTCTTGATAGTTGGAGCTGGAGGCCTGGGTTGTCCTATTTTACAATATTTAGCAGCAGCAGGAGTAGGAAAAATAGGTATTATAGATCACGATCGTGTAGAAGAGTCTAATCTACAAAGGCAGGTCCTGTTTGGAACAGACGACATAGGTAAATATAAATCTCATATAGCCCAAAAAAAGCTCTACAATCTAAACCCTACTATCTCCATACAGTCTTATGCGGATCGACTAACTAGAAAAAATATATCTCATATTATTGAAGGCTATGATATAATAGCTGATGGAACAGATAATTTTTCTACTAAATATTTACTAAATGACGCTTGTGTAGCCTTGGATAAAACATTAGTATATGCTTCTGTAAATGAGTTTTCAGGGCAGGTATCTGTATTTAATTATAAAGGAGGCCCAAACTACAGAAGCTTATTTGCGCATCCTCCTCAAGCTTTTATTCCTTCTTGTTCAGAGAGTGGCGTATTGGGAGTGCTCCCAGGGATAATAGGAAGTATTCAAGCTAATGAAATATTAAAGATAATTTTAAAGATAGGTGTCCCTCTTTCAGGTAAATTATTGACATTCAATTCCTTAAATAACGATATTTCCATTTTTGATATTTGTAAAACTAATATAGATGAGGATGTAAAAACATCATCAAATAATTATTTTAAAGGCGAAAATTATGACCTTTTAAATTGTGATATTCACAGTTTATCATCTCTTGAAATATCTCTCGAATTAGCAAAAAAGAATCCTAATACATTATTTATAGACATTAGAAATCTCGATGAATTGCCCAGAATAAAAAAAATACAAGTAGTTGAAAAAAATATCGAATCTATTTTGGATGAGATAAATGAAATAGACGATCAAAGGAGTCTAGTTTTAATTTGTCAATTAGGACAAAGAAGTTTAAAAGCAGTAAACATTTTGAGGGAAAGAGGATTTAAAAACTGTTATAGTCTACAAGGAGGAGTTCTCAATAATGAGGTATGA
- a CDS encoding DUF5018 domain-containing protein — MFKKNYFVKSIIFSFVLLSIIFFSCDKKKIIEDNMNICIESFSLLDSENEGKNLGSDINCDIDINNHTISLTVPSSAELTGLKFNITSCEGTTISPASGEETDFELVENPSEESTEEPSEQSTETPSPKRYKKVFTLTSPDNTTQDYTVYMTRESTPVLSSFLINADKGKGIKAEVAAVITDDTETATGRILLKIPYNESIDLTGLSFTATIPDNHTLDPAAGTISEDINGKEFTLKTALGSQRVYTVEVVKGPYIESFKFAAAESGGSSTNTGITGEGVTGIIDHIAGTISVTVPNGVTLSNLTPTIEVGENTKPDFTPSAQTDFSQSTATPVKYTVTSSNSSATDFTKVYTVSVTQNTEPQIGSFTFTQSGNSGKNIVNDISGDVKDDGTIIVKVPHDATLTELVPTVTASTAPSGTQIYKGESGTTSYTEATDFSSSHTTAVKYSAVGPAGGRKVYSVKVYKEPRITEFKFTKTQNAGNSGFPTSPTEYSASPINHGNFLGSGTIAIRVANTVDITNLKASITGDNIAADYVTPTALDFSSNNTQTVNVPNQYLPGYTKTYTVTLTKEAAPKLTGFTIQANETNGIAGEVIAEFTHPSGTSNTGTIKLKFDHKVTSRSTDIDLTNLNYTSEPTQGYTLTPASGTSGDINGKQFTLIKTDTGSKSIYTVQAVKGPFIKSFKFGKDTSGNNGKNLGDTDVTGAIDHANSTITVTLPATVKKDSEGTENKIILTPTIELGGDGSPTVNPAKDNPQQFTSGTAVDYTVTANGMTKTYAVTVTRTKSNLAQITSFAINSDQGDITETVTGSTDDKGRIVVPVTSPPASSTPTIKQSDYATITSPSGEQTFSYENPVTYTVRAENGSTSKKYDVFIHDSTKVVTAGNITVTSPSTGANVTSVDETTRVITITVSSGTTGLDTLTLTFNITSPSSLTLTADPTGAKDFSNGAEVKYTLKENTDIKGHYWVKVVKSN; from the coding sequence TTAAGAAAAATTATTTTGTAAAGAGTATTATTTTCTCTTTCGTGTTGTTATCGATAATTTTTTTCTCTTGTGATAAAAAGAAAATTATAGAAGATAATATGAATATATGCATAGAATCATTTTCCTTATTGGATTCTGAAAATGAGGGAAAAAATTTAGGTTCTGATATAAACTGTGATATAGATATTAACAATCATACTATATCATTAACAGTTCCTAGTTCGGCTGAACTAACTGGCTTAAAGTTTAATATAACCTCATGTGAAGGGACTACCATATCCCCTGCTAGTGGTGAAGAAACTGATTTTGAACTTGTTGAAAACCCTTCTGAAGAGTCTACTGAGGAACCTTCTGAGCAGTCTACTGAAACACCTTCTCCTAAACGTTATAAAAAAGTATTTACGTTGACTTCTCCTGACAATACTACTCAAGACTACACTGTTTATATGACTAGAGAATCGACACCTGTTTTATCAAGTTTTTTAATAAATGCTGATAAAGGGAAAGGCATTAAAGCTGAGGTTGCTGCTGTTATAACTGATGACACTGAAACTGCTACAGGTAGGATTTTATTGAAGATTCCTTATAATGAGAGTATTGATCTTACTGGTCTAAGTTTTACTGCTACCATTCCAGATAATCACACTTTAGATCCAGCTGCTGGCACAATATCTGAAGATATTAATGGCAAAGAATTCACTTTGAAAACTGCTTTAGGTTCTCAAAGAGTTTATACTGTTGAAGTAGTTAAAGGGCCTTATATTGAATCATTTAAGTTTGCTGCTGCTGAGTCTGGCGGGAGTTCTACTAATACGGGTATAACTGGTGAAGGTGTAACAGGGATAATCGATCACATTGCTGGCACTATATCTGTAACAGTTCCTAATGGTGTTACTTTATCTAATTTAACTCCTACAATCGAAGTGGGAGAGAATACTAAACCTGATTTTACTCCTTCTGCTCAGACAGATTTTTCTCAATCTACTGCTACTCCTGTTAAATATACTGTAACATCGTCTAATTCTTCAGCTACAGATTTTACTAAAGTATATACAGTTTCTGTAACTCAAAATACTGAACCTCAGATAGGAAGTTTTACATTTACTCAAAGCGGTAATAGTGGTAAAAATATTGTAAATGATATATCAGGTGATGTTAAAGATGATGGAACTATAATTGTTAAAGTTCCTCATGATGCTACTTTAACTGAGTTAGTACCAACTGTTACAGCTAGCACCGCTCCTTCTGGAACTCAAATATACAAGGGAGAATCTGGAACTACTTCTTATACTGAAGCTACTGATTTCAGCTCTTCTCATACAACTGCTGTAAAATATAGTGCAGTAGGTCCTGCTGGAGGAAGAAAAGTGTATTCTGTAAAAGTTTATAAAGAGCCAAGAATAACTGAATTTAAGTTTACTAAAACTCAAAATGCAGGTAATAGTGGGTTTCCTACTAGTCCAACTGAATATAGCGCTTCACCTATTAATCACGGTAATTTTTTAGGATCTGGAACTATAGCAATTAGAGTAGCTAATACGGTTGATATAACAAATTTAAAAGCTTCTATTACTGGGGATAATATTGCTGCAGATTATGTTACTCCTACTGCTTTGGATTTTAGTAGTAATAATACTCAAACTGTTAACGTTCCAAATCAGTATTTGCCAGGATATACAAAAACATACACTGTAACTCTAACTAAAGAAGCGGCGCCAAAATTGACAGGGTTTACTATACAAGCTAATGAAACAAATGGCATTGCAGGTGAGGTAATTGCTGAATTTACGCATCCTAGCGGCACTAGTAATACTGGAACAATAAAATTAAAGTTTGATCATAAAGTTACTAGCCGTAGCACTGATATTGATTTAACAAATTTAAATTATACGAGTGAGCCTACTCAAGGCTATACTTTAACTCCTGCTTCGGGGACATCTGGAGATATTAATGGCAAACAATTTACTCTAATAAAAACCGATACTGGCTCTAAAAGTATTTATACTGTACAAGCCGTTAAAGGGCCATTTATTAAGTCATTTAAGTTTGGAAAAGACACTAGTGGCAATAATGGTAAAAATCTAGGTGATACCGATGTAACTGGGGCAATTGATCATGCTAATAGTACCATAACAGTAACGCTTCCTGCTACGGTTAAGAAGGATTCGGAAGGGACTGAGAATAAAATAATTCTAACTCCTACAATTGAGTTGGGAGGAGATGGCTCTCCTACTGTTAATCCTGCTAAGGATAACCCTCAGCAGTTTACTAGCGGCACCGCTGTTGATTATACAGTAACAGCTAATGGAATGACAAAAACTTATGCAGTTACAGTAACTAGGACAAAATCAAATCTAGCTCAAATTACATCTTTTGCAATTAATTCTGATCAAGGTGATATTACAGAGACAGTTACTGGCAGTACTGATGATAAAGGCAGAATAGTTGTACCTGTGACCAGCCCTCCAGCAAGTTCAACTCCTACTATAAAACAATCAGATTATGCTACTATAACTTCTCCAAGTGGAGAACAAACTTTTTCTTATGAAAATCCAGTTACATATACAGTAAGAGCTGAAAATGGCTCTACATCAAAAAAATATGATGTCTTTATACATGATTCTACTAAGGTTGTGACTGCAGGAAATATAACTGTTACTTCTCCTTCTACTGGAGCTAATGTAACTTCTGTTGATGAGACTACTAGGGTTATAACCATTACCGTGTCTTCTGGCACTACAGGTTTAGATACTTTAACACTTACCTTTAATATTACTTCTCCTTCTAGTCTTACTTTAACAGCAGATCCTACTGGCGCTAAAGATTTTTCTAATGGAGCAGAAGTAAAGTATACTCTTAAGGAGAATACTGATATAAAGGGTCATTATTGGGTTAAGGTGGTTAAATCAAACTAA
- the trxB gene encoding thioredoxin-disulfide reductase, whose translation MEVVKCLIIGSGPAGYTAAIYASRADLKPVMYTGLEVGGQLINTTDVDNFPGYPDGVKGRDMMEDLKNQAGRFGTVFRFKNVVDIIPSLEEGGLHKVVIEDGTELSAKTVIISTGATAKSLGIPSETRLKGYGVSACAICDGFFYRGQSVAVVGGGDTAAEEASYLSNICSKVTLLVRGTEMRASKAMQNRVLDKENIEVLFNTQVQEVLGDSEVTGVSIINSNTGDIRELSISGLFVAIGHKPNTDIFRGKLDMDEMGYIITKPDSTKTNLPGVFAAGDVQDKHYRQAVTAAATGCMAALDAERYIQNSN comes from the coding sequence ATGGAAGTTGTCAAGTGTTTGATAATAGGTTCTGGTCCAGCTGGTTATACGGCTGCTATATATGCATCTAGGGCGGATTTGAAACCGGTAATGTATACTGGATTAGAAGTCGGAGGGCAACTAATTAACACTACAGATGTGGATAATTTTCCTGGTTATCCAGATGGGGTTAAAGGTAGGGATATGATGGAAGATCTAAAAAATCAAGCTGGTAGATTTGGCACTGTTTTTAGATTTAAAAATGTAGTAGATATAATTCCATCGCTAGAAGAGGGAGGTTTACATAAAGTTGTCATTGAAGATGGAACAGAGCTCAGTGCTAAGACAGTTATTATATCAACTGGTGCTACGGCTAAATCCCTTGGCATACCTTCTGAAACTAGACTGAAAGGATATGGAGTTTCAGCTTGTGCTATATGTGATGGTTTTTTCTATCGTGGTCAGAGTGTCGCTGTTGTTGGGGGAGGGGATACTGCTGCTGAGGAGGCTTCGTATCTATCGAATATATGTTCTAAAGTAACTTTGTTAGTTAGAGGAACTGAGATGCGTGCTTCTAAGGCAATGCAAAATAGGGTTCTAGATAAAGAGAATATAGAGGTATTGTTTAATACTCAGGTGCAGGAGGTTTTAGGGGATAGTGAAGTCACAGGTGTCAGCATTATAAATAGTAACACAGGTGATATAAGAGAGCTGAGTATAAGTGGATTATTTGTAGCTATAGGTCATAAGCCTAATACGGATATATTTAGAGGGAAGTTAGATATGGATGAGATGGGTTATATCATAACAAAGCCTGATTCTACAAAGACCAATTTACCTGGAGTGTTTGCTGCTGGTGATGTTCAAGATAAACATTATCGTCAAGCGGTTACTGCTGCTGCTACTGGTTGTATGGCTGCTTTGGATGCAGAGAGATACATACAGAATAGCAATTAA